One segment of Solanum lycopersicum chromosome 1, SLM_r2.1 DNA contains the following:
- the LOC101247760 gene encoding U11/U12 small nuclear ribonucleoprotein 65 kDa protein isoform X1, translating to MDCMTGNPVRQHWAMEEVKECTLLIRHLPEAIPHETLSRLLSNYGATSIRPCTTARMRNCAFVDFKDEGLAHQAQQHLNGVRFLGKTLVVERASRSTDRQSEHRIGDGSVSSIKDAAAKEFGGVSREGPYPGSNPIAERLGVDYPFPPHLEYVYPPPDGHILTNIVNALIAVPRFYTQVLHLMNKMNIPAPFRMALPTPPLPTSLSVPPPPPPPPAPIVSKSRMEDLSSSESEMESSDEEATIVGGPKKKRIRHEAILGPAVDKDVGHEAVGLRAAALVPKEMPVVKKKNPIIQIKVTPKQVQNEEKGDASALSLTLEEKENDHKPFTTLEELKSGRLPPEEILSLPMFKNYCAGNPSQILYLKNLAKEVIVDDIYFIFGSLFVSIDEAKSSLAVKLMQEGRMRGQAFVTFPSIELAQNALNLVNGYVFKGKPVVIQFGRDPAKAKTS from the exons ATGGATTGCATGACCGGAAATCCTGTTCGTCAGCATTGGGCGATGGAGGAAGTTAAAGAGTGTACCCTCTTGATTCGGCATCTTCCAGAAGCAATTCCTCATGAAACCCTTTCAAGATTGCTTTCCAATTATGGTGCAACTTCTATCCGTCCTTGTACTACTGCAAG aatgaggaattgtgCTTTCGTGGATTTCAAGGATGAAGGTCTGGCACACCAAGCACAGCAACATTTGAATGG GGTACGGTTTCTTGGTAAAACCCTAGTGGTCGAACGAGCTAGTAGAAGCACAGATAGACAAAGCGAACATCGGATTGGAGATGGCTCGGTCTCTTCGATCAAAGATGCTGCTGCCAAAGAATTTGGTGGAGTATCTAGGGAAGGTCCTTATCCTGGCAGCAACCCCATTGCTGAAAGACTGGGGGTAGATTATCCATTTCCTCCTCACCTCGA ATATGTTTACCCTCCACCTGATGGACATATACTTACAAATATTGTAAATGCTCTTATTGCTGTTCCTCGGTTCTACACTCAG GTCTTGCACTTGATGAACAAGATGAATATTCCGGCACCATTTCGTATGGCTTTGCCAACTCCACCTCTACCAACCTCTCTGTCTGTTCCTCCTCCACCCCCTCCACCCCCTGCTCCAATAGTCTCTAAGAGTAGAATGGAAGATCTATCAAGCAGTGAATCAGAAATGGAGTCTTCAGATGAG GAAGCTACAATTGTTGGTGGGCCTAAAAAGAAGCGTATTAGACATGAAGCTATCTTGGGCCCTGCAGTTGACAAGGATGTTGGCCATGAGGCTGTTGGATTAAGAGCTGCTGCTTTGGTTCCTAAAGAGATGCCAGTAGTAAAGAAGAAGAACCCAATAATTCAG ATTAAAGTAACACCTAAACAGGTACAGAATGAAGAGAAGGGTGATGCAAGTGCACTGTCATTGACACTGGAAGAAAAAGAGAATGATCATAAACCTTTTACGACCCTTGAAGAATTAAAAAGTGGAAGATTGCCCCCAGAAGAGATTCTGTCGCTTCCTATGTTTAAG AATTATTGTGCCGGAAATCCTTCTCAGATCTTATACTTGAAGAACTTAGCAAAAGAAGTCATTGTTGATGACATTTACTTCATATTTG GATCCTTATTTGTGAGCATTGATGAAGCTAAATCCAGTCTTGCAGTGAAGTTAATGCAG GAAGGGAGAATGCGTGGACAAGCTTTTGTTACATTTCCCTCCATTGAACTTGCTCAAAATGCCCTG AATCTGGTGAACGGGTATGTGTTTAAAGGCAAGCCTGTCGTCATTCAGTTTGGCCGTGATCCTGCTAAAGCAAAAACAAGCTAG
- the LOC101247760 gene encoding U11/U12 small nuclear ribonucleoprotein 65 kDa protein isoform X2: MDCMTGNPVRQHWAMEEVKECTLLIRHLPEAIPHETLSRLLSNYGATSIRPCTTARMRNCAFVDFKDEGLAHQAQQHLNGVRFLGKTLVVERASRSTDRQSEHRIGDGSVSSIKDAAAKEFGGVSREGPYPGSNPIAERLGVDYPFPPHLEYVYPPPDGHILTNIVNALIAVPRFYTQVLHLMNKMNIPAPFRMALPTPPLPTSLSVPPPPPPPPAPIVSKSRMEDLSSSESEMESSDEEATIVGGPKKKRIRHEAILGPAVDKDVGHEAVGLRAAALVPKEMPVVKKKNPIIQIKVTPKQVQNEEKGDASALSLTLEEKENDHKPFTTLEELKSGRLPPEEILSLPMFKNYCAGNPSQILYLKNLAKEVIVDDIYFIFGSLFVSIDEAKSSLAVKLMQEGRMRGQAFVTFPSIELAQNALHFIQVNECRIW, translated from the exons ATGGATTGCATGACCGGAAATCCTGTTCGTCAGCATTGGGCGATGGAGGAAGTTAAAGAGTGTACCCTCTTGATTCGGCATCTTCCAGAAGCAATTCCTCATGAAACCCTTTCAAGATTGCTTTCCAATTATGGTGCAACTTCTATCCGTCCTTGTACTACTGCAAG aatgaggaattgtgCTTTCGTGGATTTCAAGGATGAAGGTCTGGCACACCAAGCACAGCAACATTTGAATGG GGTACGGTTTCTTGGTAAAACCCTAGTGGTCGAACGAGCTAGTAGAAGCACAGATAGACAAAGCGAACATCGGATTGGAGATGGCTCGGTCTCTTCGATCAAAGATGCTGCTGCCAAAGAATTTGGTGGAGTATCTAGGGAAGGTCCTTATCCTGGCAGCAACCCCATTGCTGAAAGACTGGGGGTAGATTATCCATTTCCTCCTCACCTCGA ATATGTTTACCCTCCACCTGATGGACATATACTTACAAATATTGTAAATGCTCTTATTGCTGTTCCTCGGTTCTACACTCAG GTCTTGCACTTGATGAACAAGATGAATATTCCGGCACCATTTCGTATGGCTTTGCCAACTCCACCTCTACCAACCTCTCTGTCTGTTCCTCCTCCACCCCCTCCACCCCCTGCTCCAATAGTCTCTAAGAGTAGAATGGAAGATCTATCAAGCAGTGAATCAGAAATGGAGTCTTCAGATGAG GAAGCTACAATTGTTGGTGGGCCTAAAAAGAAGCGTATTAGACATGAAGCTATCTTGGGCCCTGCAGTTGACAAGGATGTTGGCCATGAGGCTGTTGGATTAAGAGCTGCTGCTTTGGTTCCTAAAGAGATGCCAGTAGTAAAGAAGAAGAACCCAATAATTCAG ATTAAAGTAACACCTAAACAGGTACAGAATGAAGAGAAGGGTGATGCAAGTGCACTGTCATTGACACTGGAAGAAAAAGAGAATGATCATAAACCTTTTACGACCCTTGAAGAATTAAAAAGTGGAAGATTGCCCCCAGAAGAGATTCTGTCGCTTCCTATGTTTAAG AATTATTGTGCCGGAAATCCTTCTCAGATCTTATACTTGAAGAACTTAGCAAAAGAAGTCATTGTTGATGACATTTACTTCATATTTG GATCCTTATTTGTGAGCATTGATGAAGCTAAATCCAGTCTTGCAGTGAAGTTAATGCAG GAAGGGAGAATGCGTGGACAAGCTTTTGTTACATTTCCCTCCATTGAACTTGCTCAAAATGCCCTG CATTTTATACAAGTGAATGAATGCAGAATCTGGTGA
- the LOC101249685 gene encoding auxin-responsive protein SAUR21-like, whose amino-acid sequence MAIRLLSIISGVKQFHKLQSVVTRNQISDVPKGHFAVYVGETEKKRYVVPIEYLNHISFQELLQKAEEEFGFQHPMGGLTIPCNEDAFFHVTSRLETCL is encoded by the coding sequence ATGGCTATTCGTTTGCTATCTATAATTTCTGGTGTGAAGCAATTCCACAAATTGCAATCTGTTGTTACTCGAAATCAAATATCAGATGTACCAAAAGGACATTTTGCAGTTTACGTTGGAGAGACAGAGAAGAAAAGATACGTAGTTCCAATTGAATACTTAAATCACATTTCGTTCCAAGAATTGCTTCAGAAAGCAGAGGAAGAATTCGGGTTTCAACATCCAATGGGCGGTCTCACAATACCTTGCAATGAAGATGCATTTTTTCATGTCACTTCTCGACTGGAGACTTGTTTATGA